The proteins below come from a single Corynebacterium glyciniphilum AJ 3170 genomic window:
- the purE gene encoding 5-(carboxyamino)imidazole ribonucleotide mutase, with product MGSDSDWPTVEPAAQVLAEFGIPMEIGVVSAHRTPERMLDYARAAHTTGVKVIIACAGGAAHLPGMVAAATPLPVIGIPRALKNLDGLDSLLSIVQMPAGVPTATVSIDGAKNAGLLAVRMLGVADPRLLEGMIAYQERMRDEVLEKDHRLKQQLMGE from the coding sequence ATGGGCTCGGACTCTGACTGGCCGACCGTGGAACCTGCGGCGCAGGTTCTGGCGGAGTTCGGGATTCCGATGGAGATCGGTGTGGTGTCGGCACACCGCACCCCTGAGCGCATGCTGGACTATGCCCGCGCGGCACACACCACCGGAGTCAAGGTGATCATCGCCTGTGCCGGGGGTGCCGCACATCTGCCGGGCATGGTCGCCGCGGCCACCCCACTGCCGGTCATCGGCATTCCCCGAGCCCTGAAGAACCTGGACGGGCTGGACTCGCTGCTGTCGATCGTGCAGATGCCGGCCGGTGTCCCCACCGCGACGGTCTCCATCGACGGGGCGAAGAACGCCGGGCTGCTCGCCGTCCGGATGCTCGGTGTGGCTGACCCCCGGCTGCTCGAGGGCATGATCGCTTATCAGGAGCGCATGCGTGACGAGGTCCTGGAGAAGGACCACCGTCTGAAACAGCAGTTGATGGGCGAATAG
- a CDS encoding YdcF family protein: MSGILLVTLLVAVAVAATAWSVKSRSRWHGNGLMVLLVAELLWAWLIVAAHGGGFPVPVWLAWGFSQLVVVGVGWVVARWMGDALPGVDGRGWFHLSTVVAAAMMLTLGLGSALLALSAWNAWRNWGAGVNDALIVLTVLGALGVILWLVAVGTMVFFLLQVRRGRHRPAPQEADAVVVLGAGLAADKVSALLACRCDRGAAAWRTLERAASSATAPLIVSGGRGNDEPCTEAEAMHHYIAGRGFPRDVVLEEREATDTTENLHFSLDLLAGQGIEDPFIVVCTSDFHVMRTERIVAMLREERGANGRPFDAVVLGAPTPKPSLPAAYLREYVALMIHRVLGRA; encoded by the coding sequence ATGTCGGGGATCCTGCTCGTCACGCTTCTCGTGGCCGTCGCCGTCGCGGCGACGGCGTGGAGTGTGAAGTCACGGTCGCGGTGGCACGGTAACGGACTGATGGTGCTGCTGGTTGCCGAACTCCTGTGGGCGTGGCTCATCGTCGCTGCGCACGGGGGTGGTTTCCCGGTTCCTGTGTGGCTGGCGTGGGGGTTCTCACAACTGGTGGTGGTCGGTGTCGGTTGGGTCGTCGCCCGGTGGATGGGGGACGCGCTGCCCGGTGTCGACGGACGTGGCTGGTTCCACCTGAGCACCGTCGTCGCCGCGGCAATGATGTTGACCCTGGGGTTGGGCAGCGCACTGCTCGCCCTGTCCGCCTGGAACGCGTGGCGGAACTGGGGTGCGGGAGTCAACGACGCCCTCATCGTCCTCACGGTGCTCGGTGCTCTGGGCGTGATCCTGTGGCTCGTCGCGGTAGGGACCATGGTCTTCTTCCTGCTGCAGGTCCGTCGGGGACGCCACCGTCCTGCGCCGCAGGAGGCGGATGCCGTCGTGGTCCTGGGGGCGGGGTTGGCCGCGGACAAGGTCAGTGCTCTGCTCGCGTGCCGTTGCGACCGTGGTGCGGCCGCGTGGCGCACCCTGGAGCGGGCGGCATCGTCGGCGACCGCCCCGCTCATCGTCTCCGGCGGGCGTGGGAATGACGAACCTTGTACCGAAGCGGAGGCGATGCACCATTACATCGCCGGACGCGGCTTCCCGCGGGACGTGGTCCTGGAGGAACGTGAGGCCACCGACACCACGGAGAACCTGCATTTCAGCCTCGATCTGCTCGCTGGACAGGGGATAGAGGACCCGTTCATCGTGGTGTGTACCTCGGATTTCCACGTGATGCGCACCGAGCGCATCGTCGCTATGCTCCGGGAGGAGCGGGGTGCCAACGGTCGCCCTTTCGATGCGGTGGTGCTGGGAGCACCGACGCCGAAGCCGTCCCTGCCTGCGGCGTACCTGCGTGAGTACGTGGCCCTGATGATCCACCGTGTGCTGGGGCGGGCGTGA
- a CDS encoding DUF5129 domain-containing protein, producing MTPLRRTATTLLAGLGVTVATPAAWAEAPDITVGITDPDGVLNATATDTLVNETPLIDFPDQVRDVTYIVLDSSEDGLGTDEQFNDGLLDWVGDNEEHLVPDGTGEGAAWAPGSLIIAVGVSSRGYGVYCGDDVCSALDLFEGSHLDRTLADMKPGLQRGNWAVGMLDGARTAADPSLVAEESGPTQTQVLTGAGVLAVVGGGGAWWAVAATRRKKAATARGQFTEISDRYADVALRLDQIDVRANSLTSPIADDELRRQWAECRDSFLSVDSLLSATGLSQGADDKAFRSHATTLAEAHTAMNRTIRAEDTIDRIFAMEHGDARVRRRELVSLSEDVSAARAATASPVLQEMLADVASDVDALSGDLDAADFMDRYAATVRAYGHALSLVREKEMSELSMDTEERHAPRIYDTGYRVGAGYGNWIPFALISSWHSADVQAAQSSSSSGTNVSFSSGFSGGGGSARF from the coding sequence ATGACACCATTGCGCCGCACTGCCACCACCCTGCTCGCCGGTCTCGGAGTAACCGTCGCCACCCCCGCCGCCTGGGCCGAGGCGCCCGACATCACCGTGGGCATCACCGACCCCGACGGGGTACTCAACGCCACGGCAACGGACACGCTCGTCAACGAGACTCCCCTCATCGACTTCCCCGACCAGGTCCGGGACGTCACCTACATCGTCCTGGACTCCTCGGAGGACGGCCTGGGCACCGACGAACAGTTCAACGACGGGCTGCTCGACTGGGTGGGTGACAATGAGGAACACCTCGTCCCCGACGGCACCGGAGAAGGTGCCGCCTGGGCACCAGGAAGCCTCATCATCGCTGTGGGTGTGTCCTCACGGGGCTACGGCGTGTACTGCGGGGACGATGTCTGCAGCGCACTGGACCTCTTCGAGGGCAGCCACCTGGACCGGACCCTCGCCGACATGAAACCAGGTCTGCAACGGGGAAACTGGGCGGTCGGCATGCTCGACGGTGCCCGCACCGCCGCCGACCCTTCCCTGGTCGCCGAGGAATCCGGCCCGACGCAGACGCAGGTACTCACGGGTGCCGGTGTTCTCGCCGTGGTCGGCGGCGGCGGGGCATGGTGGGCGGTCGCCGCCACCCGAAGGAAGAAAGCCGCCACCGCCCGCGGGCAATTCACCGAGATCAGCGACCGCTATGCTGATGTCGCTCTCCGACTGGATCAGATCGACGTCCGTGCGAACTCCCTGACCTCTCCCATCGCCGACGACGAACTCCGCCGTCAGTGGGCGGAATGCCGCGATTCCTTCCTCTCCGTGGACTCCCTCCTCTCAGCGACAGGTCTGTCCCAGGGGGCCGACGACAAGGCGTTCCGTTCCCACGCCACGACACTCGCCGAAGCACATACGGCCATGAACAGAACGATCCGGGCCGAAGACACCATCGACCGGATTTTCGCCATGGAACACGGTGACGCCCGGGTGCGTCGCAGGGAACTCGTGTCATTGTCCGAGGACGTCTCCGCGGCCCGCGCTGCCACGGCATCTCCCGTCCTGCAGGAGATGTTGGCCGACGTGGCGTCGGACGTCGACGCCCTGTCCGGTGACCTCGACGCCGCAGATTTCATGGACCGGTATGCCGCCACGGTCCGCGCCTACGGACACGCACTGTCCCTCGTCAGGGAAAAGGAGATGAGCGAACTCTCCATGGACACCGAGGAGCGTCACGCACCCCGGATCTACGACACCGGATACCGGGTCGGAGCCGGGTACGGAAACTGGATCCCGTTCGCCCTCATCAGTTCCTGGCACTCTGCCGATGTCCAGGCTGCGCAGAGTTCTTCATCCTCCGGGACGAACGTGTCCTTCAGCAGCGGTTTCTCCGGAGGAGGCGGATCCGCGCGCTTCTGA
- a CDS encoding carbohydrate ABC transporter permease codes for MKVVRNYLPVIIILIWALAPFYWMVVTAFRDKAHTFSTNPVPSHLTLDNFKDALATDAGNNFLRAIGNSLIIGVATTAIALVVGVFTAYALARVDFRGKGFVTGVILAASMFPGIALVTPLFQLFSNIGWIGTYQALIIPNISFVLPLTVYTLTSFFRELPWKLEEAARVDGASRGLAFRKVILPLAAPALFTTAILAFIATWNEFMLAKQLSTTSTEPVTVAIARFTGASAFQFPYAATMAAGALVTVPLVIMVLVFQRRIVSGLTAGGVK; via the coding sequence ATGAAGGTCGTCCGCAACTACCTGCCCGTGATCATCATCCTGATCTGGGCGCTCGCGCCGTTCTACTGGATGGTGGTGACCGCCTTCCGCGACAAGGCCCACACTTTCTCCACGAATCCGGTACCCAGCCACCTCACTCTCGACAATTTCAAGGACGCGCTGGCCACCGACGCCGGCAACAACTTCCTCCGCGCCATCGGTAACAGCCTGATTATCGGCGTGGCGACGACGGCGATCGCCCTGGTCGTCGGTGTGTTCACCGCCTACGCCCTGGCACGGGTCGACTTCCGCGGCAAGGGGTTCGTCACCGGAGTCATCCTTGCTGCGTCGATGTTTCCGGGCATTGCCCTGGTGACACCGCTGTTCCAGCTGTTCAGCAACATCGGATGGATCGGCACCTACCAGGCACTGATCATCCCGAACATCTCCTTCGTCCTGCCGCTGACGGTCTACACACTGACCTCCTTCTTCCGGGAACTGCCCTGGAAGCTCGAGGAGGCGGCCCGCGTGGACGGCGCCTCGCGCGGCCTGGCGTTCCGGAAGGTCATCCTGCCCTTGGCGGCACCTGCTCTGTTCACCACCGCGATCCTCGCGTTCATTGCCACGTGGAATGAGTTCATGCTCGCCAAACAGCTCTCCACCACCTCCACCGAACCCGTGACCGTGGCCATCGCCCGGTTCACCGGCGCCAGCGCCTTCCAGTTCCCCTACGCGGCGACGATGGCCGCCGGCGCACTGGTCACCGTCCCGCTGGTGATCATGGTGCTCGTGTTCCAGCGGCGCATCGTGTCCGGGCTGACCGCCGGTGGCGTGAAGTGA
- a CDS encoding carbohydrate ABC transporter permease: MWFVGPSLALLAVVIGYPILRAIYLSFQADRHLDPDTGMFVDGGFAGLDHYLYWLTQRCLSPTGEATTCAPGNLATDFWPALWITLFFVVVTVALETALGLWMATTMSKSFWGRSLLRAAVLIPWAIPTAVTAKLWQFIFAPDGIVNSLFGLDIAWTTDPWAARFAVIIADVWKTAPFMALLILAGLQMVPGGVYEAARVDGASRWQQFTRITLPLIKPALMVAVLFRTLDALRMYDLPVIMISESTNSPTAVISQLVITDTKSGNFNSASAVSTLIFLLIFGVAFVMVKFLGADVAGTQNMPRSARTRRLWGRRAAPDLRATSNDLTTDQPAEKTPEAPR, encoded by the coding sequence CTGTGGTTCGTCGGCCCCAGCCTCGCCCTGCTCGCCGTCGTCATCGGCTACCCGATCCTGCGCGCCATCTACCTCTCCTTCCAGGCCGACAGACACCTCGACCCGGACACAGGCATGTTCGTCGACGGCGGGTTCGCCGGACTCGACCACTACCTGTACTGGCTGACACAGCGCTGCCTGTCCCCCACGGGAGAAGCGACCACCTGCGCACCGGGCAATCTGGCCACCGACTTCTGGCCCGCGCTGTGGATCACCCTGTTCTTCGTGGTCGTCACCGTCGCCTTGGAGACTGCTCTCGGCCTGTGGATGGCGACCACCATGTCGAAGAGCTTCTGGGGGCGCAGCCTGCTGCGCGCCGCCGTCCTCATCCCCTGGGCGATCCCCACCGCCGTGACCGCGAAACTGTGGCAGTTCATCTTCGCCCCGGACGGGATCGTCAACTCCCTGTTCGGCCTCGACATCGCCTGGACGACGGATCCGTGGGCAGCCCGGTTCGCGGTGATCATCGCCGACGTGTGGAAAACAGCGCCGTTCATGGCACTGCTGATCCTCGCCGGACTGCAGATGGTGCCCGGCGGTGTCTACGAGGCAGCACGGGTGGACGGCGCGTCCCGGTGGCAACAGTTCACCCGGATCACCCTGCCGTTGATCAAACCGGCGCTGATGGTCGCCGTACTGTTCCGCACACTTGATGCGCTGCGGATGTACGACCTCCCGGTCATCATGATCAGCGAATCGACGAACTCGCCGACGGCGGTGATCAGCCAACTGGTGATCACCGACACGAAGTCCGGAAACTTCAACTCCGCGTCAGCGGTATCAACCCTGATCTTCCTGCTGATATTCGGTGTCGCCTTCGTGATGGTGAAGTTCCTTGGTGCGGACGTCGCCGGGACACAGAACATGCCTCGGTCGGCGAGAACCCGAAGATTGTGGGGCCGTCGGGCAGCTCCTGACCTCCGCGCCACCAGTAATGACCTGACAACCGACCAGCCCGCCGAAAAGACACCGGAGGCCCCACGATGA